The following coding sequences are from one Nicotiana tabacum cultivar K326 chromosome 1, ASM71507v2, whole genome shotgun sequence window:
- the LOC107774826 gene encoding secretory carrier-associated membrane protein 1-like translates to MARFNENPFAEEANVNPFANTGGAARGSTVDIPLDSAKDLKKKEKELQAREADLRRREQEVKRREEALAGAGVLVEERNWPPFCPIIHHDIANEIPIHLQRMQYVAFTTLLGLAGCLLWNFLATTCVWIKGGDPGAWFFALIYLFGIPSAYFLWYRPLYRAMRTDSALKFGWFFLCYAIHIVFCVLAAVAPPFVFRGHSLTGFLNAIDLIGWNSIIGIFFFVGAAFFSVESLISIWVIQQVFSYFRGSGKAAEMKKQAARSTINAAI, encoded by the exons AATACTGGAGGTGCCGCCCGTGGTTCAACAGTTGATATTCCTCTTGATAGTGCAAAG GAtctgaagaagaaggagaaggaacTACAAGCTCGAGAGGCTGATCTGAGAAGAAGAGAACAA GAAGTGAAAAGGAGAGAAGAGGCCTTAGCAGGAG CTGGTGTTCTTGTAGAGGAAAGGAATTGGCCACCATTCTGCCCTATCATTCATCATGATATTGCAAATGAAATTCCAATCCATTTACAGAGGATGCAGTATGTTGCATTCACTACGTTGTTGG GTTTGGCGGGTTGTCTTCTATGGAATTTTTTAGCAACAACCTGTGTTTGGATCAAAGGAGGAG ACCCTGGTGCTTGGTTTTTTGCTCTTATCTACTTATTCGGTATTCCATCAGCATACTTTTTGTGGTATCGTCCTCTTTATCGTGCGATGAG GACTGATAGCGCGCTGAAGTTTGGCTGGTTTTTCTTATGTTATGCG ATTCACATTGTATTCTGCGTCTTAGCTGCTGTGGCACCTCCATTCGTCTTCAGGGGGCATTCATTaac TGGTTTCTTGAATGCAATTGATCTTATAGGCTGGAATTCCATAATCGGG ATATTCTTCTTCGTTGGTGCAGCATTCTTCTCTGTTGAATCGTTGATCAGCATATGGGTTATTCAG CAAGTGTTCAGTTATTTCCGAGGAAGTGGCAAAGCCGCGGAAATGAAGAAACAGGCTGCAAGATCAACAATTAACGCGGCAATATAA